In the Diprion similis isolate iyDipSimi1 chromosome 13, iyDipSimi1.1, whole genome shotgun sequence genome, ttgattgaataataatatgtaacaaaaaaaaaaagaaatttttcaaacgtgaAACTGTAAGCGcatttcaaagttttgaaaccaaaaaaaaaaaatgaaactcgagtgtttttttttttattttttctattttctttcattcttttgtaatttttcttgcggctttgaaaatcgtttcttttttattccaaaccGTTTCTGTATTCGCGAATTCCTCAGCGAAAGTATTTTAACTATCCTTTAACGTCCTAGAGAAATTCCAAGATTCTTCGGACGAGAGGGAAAACCGTCGGGTCTGAAATTCCTACGGAGAATCGCAGGGAATTTCGCGAGTCGACAAATTCGCGAAAATAACGTTTTGCCAaatatattcttattattcataataatctttcgaaaatttcatacaattctATCCAAGCGCAAAaacaacaattaattataatctgcaaaaatttgaccgaataaattcaatcgaaatgaagtgaaaaaaaaaaaagaaaaaagaaaaacaataataataataaaaataaaacaatatccGAAAGTTAAAGAACGCTAAAGCGTAGgtgaaaatcgataaatcgtATTCGTTAAAAACTGAGCAATAATCTACGGTATATACTTCGACCAATTAACCattattcttttcatttttttttttttttctatttttgcacTGAAACTTCACtttatttctctatttctGAATTGGCAAAAAACGATTGATTTCGATAGATTAAACGAATATAGCAATCAATACTCACTCGGTTGGTCGACGTCGGTTATGAGAACTTCggcatttgcaaaaaaaaatatgctcacTAATAAAAGCTTCTTCATATCAATATCACAACTAagaacaacgacgacgacgacgaggataATAATGACGAGAATAAATTAACACCTTCATTCACTCTGCACACTCGCGTAATTCGCACGCACACGACGTATATTTTACGAAGTATATTCACACATCGTTAATTATTGctaacttattattattaatgaactatcatatttattttaataattattgtttaggaaaaaaaaaaaaaaaaaaattctccactGCATGTTGAataatgtttttctttatcgattctctctttctttcgatGTAAGATACGGGAAAAAATAACTAATTGACCGTGCGTACGGggaaattattaattagaCTTTGCTCGTTATCATAACATCGCTATTTCCGTcgctgttattattactattattatcgcTGTTCTTGCCGTCATTATTCGGGCGATCTAATCAACCATCAATTAAGCAAACTTGACTGGCTGACAGGCCGGCTTTTCACCGCTGCTGTTCAAACGATCTATTTGTCACCGTGATCTTAGATCTGTGAAAAATAACACTTAAGCTCAGTTTTCATGGGTTATAAATTCAGCTGCTCTGTGTCTTTGTAAAAAGAATTCTTTAAATTTCTCAAAGAAGactaagaagaaaaaaaagttacgaaaaaAACGGAACACGACGTCAATTTCACACGTCGACGATCTTTCAATTTATcactaatttttcattctttatatttatttatttttttatttttttaccccgGTTGTTTTTAACACCAACTTATACGTTTCTCACAACACGCacagattaataaaaaaaactttgtataTTAAATTCATCCAATTCATTCCCGTACGAAtatgtgtattatttatttatttacttttatttttttttttatacccatatatatatatatatatattcacacaACTTCTCTCTaccatttatttcaatttattcatcccttATTTTCGTGTTCTTGTAAAGTTTTTTCAAGTGTATAACGGAACGGAGAAAAGGCtgatgaaaaagataaaaacaatttttatcttctgtGCAAAAAAtggttgattctttttttttttttttttatttttaccgtcAACACTCGCGTATTCAAAATTCGCAACGCTAATATATCCGGCACCGAAATTCCAAGCTGCTGCtactgttgctgctgctgctgctgctgctgctgctgcggctgctgctgctgcgtaGCGGCAAGCAAACTGAGGGGGTTTGTTCGTGTTTCGGTTTTCCTCGGGGCATTTCGAGCCTTTCCGTCACCCTCCGGCTGGTTAACGCTCACTTTCCCTCTCCCTGACGATCGCTTCCTCTTATGCCAACCCCTTTCACCTGTCCCGTCGCTATTTCATGGGCTCATTACGCGCAGCTGAATAGTTCttgcccctcccccccccctccctccccccctttcCTCCGCCGCCACCCACTCTTTTTCCCTGGAatataatatcaaaatttgtttttttttttaaccctttcagtcacagtgcgactttgcatttttgatttaaaaattgtgaaattctgacctcagattcgtgatcagtgacTCAAAAAACCCTCGAGTAGCAGGTTTTAGTTCCAgaatcaacgatttttttgatggtttttttagattttatatTCGCTATTttggatccaccatcttgtatttagaaatttttaaattttgacttTAGATTCTTGTTCAGCGATCCCAAAATTCTTAGAGGAACAaaattcaggcgaaaatattTAGTTGAAAATTATGTGACTGAACgagttatattttcaaatgtttaTAACCTATACAGGTAAGATTCGTTTTGCAAtagaaataattgataaatttttgtaaagaaacaagtataaaaaattgtaaaaattttttttctcatccttgATAATTCGTTTTTgcctaataattttttgaataaatcttATCCCGCTGCTTTTATGAAAATAACACCAGCAAACGTAGAATATCAGACACTACgaagaaataattgtacaataaaatccaaaacaTTAAACAactaatgattaaaaaataaattattatcttagTAACAGtaatggaagaaaattttttttccgaatttatATCGACAAAGGAAAGAAAGCATTCGTTTCACTTCcgttttgttttactttctaGTTCttgtttgtctgtttttctcatcttcctcctcctcctcctccttcttcttcttcttatctttttttttttttcatcattcttcaGCGACGATCGCCTCTCTTAAGAGACCCTTTTCCCAGCATCCACCTAAAATTCACCCTGATGTCTGTGCGTACTTAggacagtatatatatataagcttaAACGCGACTCATAAAGCTCGCCGATGTTTTattaatacaaaaacaaattgaccCAAGTGAGAGATCCCAGGTcctattttatatacaatcGAGGGAATATCCCACCGCGGATGttgaagtttttctttctcttctttttccttctttttcttgcttcttcgtcgtcgttctttttatacctatatctactttgttttacattttctttctGCCTTCCTATACCGACGACGATGATAATCATAATATTACAAAACCCAGGATATATCCGGACGATGATGCTTTTTTACGGGCaggatcgtttctacagaagacattttgcaacaaaattcatttctacataataatttttggccTCCAATTACTAAAAGTCTGTTTCTACCGAGATATTATTTCCAATCATtaatttctacagaatttgAGTCTGTAAGTCCGTTTTACTTCCACAAGTTCGTTTTTACAAGTGGCGGTCAaatgatttaaattaaattaaagtaGATTAAATCGAATCAAATCAAAATGTCGAAATTGACAATTAAATGTATAAGAAACGAACTTCTACGGtcgaattctgtagaaacgaacttcagatcgcaattctgtagaaacgagtaATCTAAAAGAATTCGTCTctataaaacataaaaaaaaacatttttttctccaaattgtTCCATTTCAATTCGTCATTTTTGtagtaatttttaatctttcacAACTCGAAGCAATTTTTTCGTTCACGTCATtgattcttttaatttttgacaagattatagaaagaaaaaaaaaaaaaaaacaatctccGCCTTCTATACGGTGATTTGGGAAAATCGTATCACGGTTCAAATACttttgcaatcaatttctcgaGCCCTGTctttattgtaatatatataactaAATCTGACCGATTTATATTACGTAAAAAGAAACCTTAATAAATACCTTTTCAACCCTCATTCCGGCTGACTTTCGATGTATTTAAGAGGGGGCGAAAGCTTAATTGTACCCTCtgagttatatatatatatatatacatgacatTGCGAGAAACGTACTTCTACTTCGCGAAAGCAGCATGGTTCGAAAAGCGAAGAGCGAGAATCGTGCGACGGATTTTCATTATTCGTTGAAGATTTCTCTTTGTCTCTTCACTTCGTTCGTTATATTACACCTGTCAATGGACgtgttatatatctatatacacaaATTCATTTCACTTTCATCTTTCTCCCCGATTCCTCTCTGTCATTTTCACTCCTCTTATATTCATCTCAACCCTGACTTAACGAACCCTTCTTGATGGCAAGAAAAGtcgcattttctttctttcctttttttttttatctcattttttttttttttaccctacaAAACTCAATTTCGAATCATcattgtttcatttatttttaatttcgttcaCTCGTAACACAgttacgttgaaaaaaaagaaattctccgGCTTCCGGTCAACTCAATTTGTCcaattttaaaatatattttctatctCTATATACAAATCGTAATTCGTTTGTTGTttcgtattttgttttttttttttctttctttcgttcttttcTTATCTCTAATATTTCTCTTTATTACGTCCaaattttactaaattttcCCAACAATTTTTCCAACTGAATTGAGAAATGAGAAGACCTTTTAatttatcgaaataaaaacttttacacaaattattgtgtaacttttgactgtgttttaacatttttttatttgtaaatataattattttcaaagctGCTCGAAGgaataagtaaaataataatttttgacaaaatggccatttttcaaagaaagaaatcgatttttgacaagaATTCAGAccttaaattatttacaaaatgaaaaaaaaaaaaaaatatttatcggtgagaaaaaatctttctctCCATTactcaaaaaatatatttaaaaagcCATTACCGATAAATCCTgctcaccgattttgaaaacatatttttcagaaaaacgcgtttaaaatttcaaaagcactttacacacagtaaaaaaaaagtttttctctttcaacttACATCgacttttcaatatttgccgaatcgacaagaaattttctgtatCTGTACTTAAATATGtgcaaaattacaaaaacgaaatagaagaaaaatcaactttttaaaaatttcaactgtaCGTAACCCCTTGACGTAATtaccggaaattttcgtcgataattttctctttttaactCTTCCTCGTTTTTACCTCTCATTTCTATGGACAACCTGGAGACGATCCTCGTGTTCCTCGGGAACCAAAGAGTCTCCCTTGAGATTTCGGGGCTCGTatttctgaataattttacGTTACGGTGCGTGCAGCATACTTGCGTACGTTTACACGATGCCTTTACATATGTGTCCGCACCACATACGAATCCCATGTAAGCCTCTCGTGTGGTAGAAACGGGGGACGGAAATCCCCGAACAGTTTCTGCTCTTCTgcttccctccctccctccctccctccctccctccctccgtCTCTCTCACCCCCGTTTCTCTCCTCTTCCGTTTTGGAACGATCCGTGATAACTGCCGCGCCAAATTCCACCGGGGAAATGGAacggtttgtttgttcgtttgttcgttcgaTGTGGAATAACGCGTATGAGAGAAAcggagaagaggaggaggaggaggaggaggaaggggGACGCCGATATTACAAATCGAGGAAGTTTTAACCATCCTTGCACCCTCCGAATCCAACCCCCAACCCCCACTTCCGCCACCTTCTCTGTCATCCCTTTAATCGTATATTATAGTGGATATTTCGTTACACGAATTATACAAAAAGTAGGaatctttttattcaattaacaaCCGATTGTTATtgcattttgtatttttcttttactttgaatctgtaaagatttttttttttttttttttttttttgctattaatttatttttattttcatgttttctcTTAAACGTATTTATATCAGCGTTGcaactaattaattaaatttgtaattacATTACTAGAGTAATTAATGATTGTGTAGTTTAATTgtaattacattgaaattaattaataattacaacagaATATTGTATTCATAATCGAAATAATTgttaaatacaaaataaaattgtaattatactcataataattaataattatttttaggaTAATTGCAAGTTTCTttacgtaattaattattaaaaacagATAATCAACCAGTTTTGTaaattaaactaaaaaaaggaacagaagaaatattcacaaattgttttacaatttattgatgagataaaaataattgcagaattacgtaaaagtgaaatttaaaaaattgcatattttcacGACAATTTTCTCATActctatataataatattaaaaaattttaaattgaagttCAACAAACTTTCCTTTTATTACTATTTACGTGCGATCGATTGGTTAATTTGATCTTTGATCTATTCTTCGTCATCATCGTCGGTTTCCCATTCCGATGAAGCTATCTCAGCGTATACCGCGAGAATAAATATGCGCTTTCCGTTTGCAGAAATCGCGAACATCGTTTTGTAGTCAATTCCATCCACCGTCTTTGGCATAAGTTTTCTCGACGGGTACCACGAGTCCTCCGTTTTATAATTACCctgcggaaaaaaattagtttcactttcaatattttgatatCGAAATCGGGATCGAattggaaatttcatttttattttaatgtcaATATTTCGATTCTGAACTTGATacaaatattgtataaatttttccaacttgaatttgaatttgtacaGGATTTagagcaaatttttttaaaattatcaaataataattataatatataaactcACCTTTTTCAAGGGGCAAGTATTCTCGGTTATACCAACCGTTTTAAACAAATCCCCTAACATTACTTCCTCGTTGACAAAATTGCAAAGATTTTCTTTAACGTAAATACCTGTGCTCGTCTTATAATTTCCAGCTCTACGTATGAACACGTCAAATTCTCCCTGAGTACAAAGGGAAAGATGAGAATCgttgaatacaaaaaaaaaaaaaaaattattgtttcatttttttactccctaaatattatttttatttttataacgagattgaggaagttaaaaaaaattatcagttatcccaattaattaaattaatcctTGCACTAAATCCAGAATAAATTTCACTCACATACGTATCCTCTGGAAGGTCCTTGATTACCCTGAAATCCAGTTTTATGGCATTAAACGTATCGTTCAAAAGCTCCAGCTCACAAGAGGTCGCATCAACGTCGAACCATTCCTCGTCGATTACTTCAATCTCGCAATCTTGAATGTGGTAGAATATACCCTGTTCGTGTGTGGcaagaataattattgcaaCGGAAGAAAcattaataatgatgataattaaaCAAGTTAGTAAATAAGTGTGATAAACATTTGAGAGAAATCGTTGATTTActcattaatttattactgCTTTCAGCTTACCTGACTTTCCCAGCTCAGGGTTGAAAAGATGATTAATCCAAACAGGATCATTCCTGCTCGCtgtatttattttacctttgctgttaatttatttactttaattaatttcttttcggagaatttttccagatttttgtgtcgttagaaaatttttcgtgaaaTATATTTGCATTGAAGTTTCGATATTCCTGCAGAGAAATATTCTTTTACCTCTTAGGGTCGATTTTTGTGATCGATCAGagttatagaatttttatctgGTTTTGGGTAATTGTTAAACAATGAATTGTCCTAAACATTGACTgtgatattgttttttattctttctcgtTGTAGcaacaaatgaaattgtatttttataaactaGTTTTTAACACAGTTTAGCTGCAAATTTGCTGACGATATTCAAATCGCTTCTGTCTATCAacgtttcattgatttttcatattttgccTATTTTTCTGAagacttcaatttttctttgtcttcaATATGAATGCGTAATTGTAATTACACAATCACAAGATTGCATTACAACTTAATCATAGAATTTCGAGAGTAGCAAGATTCGAAACTAAAAAATAGCGAAAGTTTAAAGAGAGCagaacaacaaaaatttttcagattaaaaatcgcaagatcGTTAGATCGTAAATCgtaagaatagaaaaattgcGAGCTAGCCAAAATCGCGCAATCCTAAAAGcgcaaaattacaaaacaacTAAACAACAAAACATCGGATCATCAAAggatcaaaaaaaatataaaaaccaGAAATTCGCCCAATTCCAAAACTGTCTTAAATCTTACAACCGAAACCGCCTTAaattaggagaaaaaaaatttattttaagcaTGGCAAAATCTCTACCTAATACTTGAAAATTGGCCCCTGAAGCATTCAAGCACGGAATCCTCTCCCACAgatatcgaaaaaataaaaaaacttatatatctatacaccgTAATTATTTTCGCACTTGACTCAACAAAACCCCGCTTCAATAAACCGTCGAATTCGTCGTAGGCGCAGGTATTTCGTACGATGACAAAGTCTAGATGAAGGCTC is a window encoding:
- the LOC124413965 gene encoding uncharacterized protein LOC124413965, with the translated sequence MILFGLIIFSTLSWESQGIFYHIQDCEIEVIDEEWFDVDATSCELELLNDTFNAIKLDFRVIKDLPEDTYGEFDVFIRRAGNYKTSTGIYVKENLCNFVNEEVMLGDLFKTVGITENTCPLKKGNYKTEDSWYPSRKLMPKTVDGIDYKTMFAISANGKRIFILAVYAEIASSEWETDDDDEE